The Thermoanaerobaculia bacterium nucleotide sequence GGGCCAGACCTTGGTGCCGCGGTTGGTGATCGCCTTGAGCTCCAACCCGTCGCCGGAGAGCGGCTGCACCGCTTTCGCGAGCGCGTCGGCGCCGGCGCCCGTCCAGTCGAGGAAGAGGTCGACGCCGACCATCGCCTTCGTCGCTCGTTTGCGGCCCGCGGCTCCCTGGCCTGCCTGCGCCGGTGCGTTGATGTAGCGGGCCGGCTTGAGGACGGCGGGCTCCTGCCCGATGCGGGCGATGACCGCCTCGCCGAACTCGCGCGTCCCGACGCGCTCCTTGGAGATTCCCTGGGAATAGATGTCGTAGGTGTGAACGCCGTCCTCGATCGTCCGGAGCCAGGCGTTGTGAACCCGCTCGGCGACCTCGGCCTGTCCGATGTGGACGAGCATCAGGATCGCGCCGTGAAGCAGCCCCGATGGGTTCGCCAGATTCTGTCCGGCGCGCCGCGGCGCCGAACCGTGAATGGCTTCGAACATCGCGACGTGTTCGCCGATGTTCGCCGAGCCGGCGAGCCCGACGGAGCCGGCGATCTGCGCCGCGACGTCGGAGAGAATGTCGCCGTAGAGATTGGGCATGACGATGACGTCGAAGGCGGTCGGGGTGTCGGCGAGCTTTGCGGCTCCGATGTCGACGATCCAGGCCTCCTTCTCGAGCTCGGGGTATTCGGCTCCGATGGCGTCGAAGACCTCGTGGAAGATGCCGTCGGTCATCTTCATGATGTTGTCCTTCATGAAGCAGGTGACCTTCTTGCGCTTGTTGCGGCGCGCGTACTCGAAAGCGTAGCGCACGATCTTCTCCGACCCCGGGCGGCTGATGAGCTTCAGGCACTGGAAGACCTGATCGGTCTGGCGATGCTCGATGCCGGCGTAGGTGTCCTCCTCGTTCTCGCGCACGATGACCACGTCCATGCCGGGGTGCTTGGTGCGGACGAACGGATGCAGCGACATGCAGGGGCGGATGTTGGCGTACTGGCCGAAGGTCTTGCGGACCGTGACGTTCATGCTCTTGAAGCCGCCCCCCTGCGGGGTGGTGATCGGGGCCTTGAGGAAGACGTTGGTCCGGCGCAGCGAGTCCCAGGCCGACGGCTCGATGCCGGCAAGATGGCCGCGCTTGTACACCGCCTCACCGATCTCGATGGTCTCGATCTCGATCTGGGCGCCGGCCGCCTGGATAATGGCCAATGTCGCCTGCATGATCTCGGGGCCGATACCGTCGCCATGGGCTACCGTGATGGGGGTCTTGGAGGTCATTCGGGGGTCCCTCTCTGGATGCGCCGGAGGCCGGCGGTGAACATCAGTCTATCGGACGGCGCCTGACCGTGGTCCCGGGGCCCTTCGGCGGCCCGGATTCCCTGGCTTTCCCGGAAACCACTGCTGGCACCTGCGAACCTGCATCTATCTTTCGATTCCTCCCGGGCTAGGGGAGAGCCGTGACCTGCGGCGGGCAGGTGTCGGCGCCGAAACTCGCCTTCCCGTGCGCCTTGCCGTGTGCCCCGCCGTGCGCTCCGCCCCCTCCAGTGATGGCGGTGAACGCCAGCCAGATTCCCGCCGCGACGTAGATCGCCGCGGCGCTCTTCCGGAGGATCGTCGACCGCGCCAGATCCCGCAGGCGGGAGGCCGCGAAACCGGCGACGAAGAGCGCGGGGAGCGTTCCGGCGCCGAACGAGAACATGACGATCGCGCCGTTTCCGGCGCCGCCGGCGAGACTCGCCATGGCGAGCATCGAGTAGACCAGGCCGCACGGCAGGAAGCCCCAGACCAGGCCGAGCGCCAACGCGTGCCCGGCGCCGCGCGCCTGCAGGAACCGGCGGCCCGCCGGTTCGATCCGCCGCCAGAGGCGCGCCCCCAGCCGTTCGATCGGTTGCAGGAACTGCGGACGGCCGGCGAGAAAGAGACCGAGTCCGATGAGGAAGAGTGCTCCGAGCAGGCGTCCGCCGCGCCGCGCGACCTCCGGTGGCATCAACCCGCCGACCGTCGCGCCGAGCGCGCCGGCCAGGGCGCCGAGCGCCGCGTAGGTGCAGATCCGCCCGGCGTTGTAGGCCAGAAGTCCGCCCAGGCGCCCCGCGAGTCGTCCGCCGCCCTGCCGCACCCCATCGTCGCCGGCGCGGCCTGCGCTGCCCCGCAGCGAGAACGCGCCGACGATACCGCCGCACATTCCTAGGCAGTGCCCGGACGAGAGCAGGCCCGCGACGAAGGCGCTGCCGGCGGCGACCGTGTTCACTGCGCCGGTCCCAGGCTCGCGGTGCGTTCGGTGGGCTGCCGGAGCGCGCCGACGATGCGCCAGTCTTCGGCTTCGATCTGCAGATAGTACTTGCCGGGCGCGAGCGGCGGCAGCGCGGCGCGATAGAGGCCGGCTGCCGTGCGCGCGAGCTCGACCTGGGCATCGGCGCCGCCGTGGGTGGCGTGCAGGAAGGCGAGCTTCAGCACCGCCGGGAGCGCCGCGACGTCCCTCGCCGAGACGGTGACCTCGACCGACGCCGGCGGATCTCCGATACCCGGAGTGAGGCTGGCGACCGCCGCGAGACCTCGCCGCTGGGCGGCGACGTCGCGCTCGATCGTGAGGTTGATCGCCTTGCCGCGGGCGTAGTAGTCGTCGACCACGACGCCGTCGAAGACCCGGAAGGCGACGACCACCGTCGAGAGCCCGGCGACGACCGACGAGGCCGGGAGAGCGATCATCATCCAGACCAGCGGGTTGCGGTACCAGACGTTGCTGCGGGCGGATGGCATCAGTGCTCCTCGCGCTTCCCGCCGGAACGCTCCGGGTCGTCGGCGCCGTCGTCGTCGTCCTCGGAGGGGTCCGGCCGGGGACCGAGAAATCGCGTCGACTCGCGCACGGCGATCTTCGCATCGTCGGCGGCGACCAACTCGAGCTCGATCTCGTTCGATGGCTCGTGCAGGTCGTCCACGGCGACGCGCAGGCGCACCGGCACATCCCGCACCTGCCCGGCAGCGACGTCGAGATCGCCGGCCTCGTAGTCGACCGTGATGCCGGGCAAACCCGAGGCGCGCAGCAGGTAGGTGCGCGGCTGCTCCTCCATGTTGAGCACCTTGAGGCGGTAGACGTTCTCGATCCGGCCGTCGCGCGCTTCGCGGTAGGGGGCGTTGCGGTCGCGCAGGACGTCGAAGGCGACCGGCACGCGGTGCGCCAGCGAGACCGCGAGCGCGGCGATGATTCCCACCATCAGCAACGAGTAGGCGACGACCCGCGGACGCAGGATCTTCGTCTTCAGGTTCTCCATGGCGTTCAAAGTGGTGTAGCGCACCAGGCCGCGGGGCGAACCGACCTTGTCCATGACCTCGTCGCAGGCATCGATGCAGGCGGTGCAGGCGATGCACTGGTACTGCAGACCGTTGCGGATGTCGATGCCGGTCGGACAGGCCTGGACGCACAAGGTGCAGTCGACGCAGTCGCCGAGCGGTTTCTCGGGTTTCTCCGGCGTGCGCGCCGACTCCTTGCCGCGCGCGCCGCGCGGCTCGCCGCGGGCGGGGTCGTAGGAGACGATCAGGGTGTTGCGGTCGAACATCGCGCTCTGGAAGCGCGCGTACGGGCACATGTAGATGCAGACCTGCTCGCGCATCTTGCCGGCGAAGAGCAGGATCGCGACGACGATGAACACGAGGAAGAAGGTCTCCCAGGGGCCCAGGGCGCCGGCGAGGATGCGGCCTCCGAGCTCGCGGATGGGGGTGAACGAGCCGAGCGTCGAGAAGGCGGTGAAGAGGGCGAAAACGAGCCACAGGGACCACTTGATGGCGAGCTTCATGTTGCGCGGCAGCGAGAAGCCGTTCTTGCGCAGGCGGATCTGGCTGGCACGGTCGCCCTCGACCCAGCGCTCGATCCAGACCAGCACCTGCGTGAAGACGGTCTGCGGGCAGGCGTAGCCGCACCAGACGCGGCCGGCGAGCGCGGTGAAGAGGAACAGGGCGAGCGCCGCCACCACCAGCACGGCGGTGAGGTAGATCAGATCCTGCGGCCAGAAGACCAGGCCGAAGAAATAGAACTTGCGCGCCGGCAGGTCGTGAAGAAAGGCCGGCCGGCCTCCCCATTGCAGCCAGGGGAGGCCGTAGAGCAGACCCAGGGTGAGAAAGAGGGCCGCGATGCGCAGCCGCGAGAAGCGGCCGTGCACGATGCGCGGATGAACCTTCTG carries:
- a CDS encoding FixH family protein is translated as MPSARSNVWYRNPLVWMMIALPASSVVAGLSTVVVAFRVFDGVVVDDYYARGKAINLTIERDVAAQRRGLAAVASLTPGIGDPPASVEVTVSARDVAALPAVLKLAFLHATHGGADAQVELARTAAGLYRAALPPLAPGKYYLQIEAEDWRIVGALRQPTERTASLGPAQ
- a CDS encoding NADP-dependent isocitrate dehydrogenase, whose amino-acid sequence is MTSKTPITVAHGDGIGPEIMQATLAIIQAAGAQIEIETIEIGEAVYKRGHLAGIEPSAWDSLRRTNVFLKAPITTPQGGGFKSMNVTVRKTFGQYANIRPCMSLHPFVRTKHPGMDVVIVRENEEDTYAGIEHRQTDQVFQCLKLISRPGSEKIVRYAFEYARRNKRKKVTCFMKDNIMKMTDGIFHEVFDAIGAEYPELEKEAWIVDIGAAKLADTPTAFDVIVMPNLYGDILSDVAAQIAGSVGLAGSANIGEHVAMFEAIHGSAPRRAGQNLANPSGLLHGAILMLVHIGQAEVAERVHNAWLRTIEDGVHTYDIYSQGISKERVGTREFGEAVIARIGQEPAVLKPARYINAPAQAGQGAAGRKRATKAMVGVDLFLDWTGAGADALAKAVQPLSGDGLELKAITNRGTKVWPGGSPETFCTDHWCCRFLSPQPQGAVTHAQVTALLGRCAAAGLDFIKTEGLFTFDGERGYSAGGE
- the ccoG gene encoding cytochrome c oxidase accessory protein CcoG → MTTGSKIGSNSFFSVHQKVHPRIVHGRFSRLRIAALFLTLGLLYGLPWLQWGGRPAFLHDLPARKFYFFGLVFWPQDLIYLTAVLVVAALALFLFTALAGRVWCGYACPQTVFTQVLVWIERWVEGDRASQIRLRKNGFSLPRNMKLAIKWSLWLVFALFTAFSTLGSFTPIRELGGRILAGALGPWETFFLVFIVVAILLFAGKMREQVCIYMCPYARFQSAMFDRNTLIVSYDPARGEPRGARGKESARTPEKPEKPLGDCVDCTLCVQACPTGIDIRNGLQYQCIACTACIDACDEVMDKVGSPRGLVRYTTLNAMENLKTKILRPRVVAYSLLMVGIIAALAVSLAHRVPVAFDVLRDRNAPYREARDGRIENVYRLKVLNMEEQPRTYLLRASGLPGITVDYEAGDLDVAAGQVRDVPVRLRVAVDDLHEPSNEIELELVAADDAKIAVRESTRFLGPRPDPSEDDDDGADDPERSGGKREEH
- a CDS encoding sulfite exporter TauE/SafE family protein, translated to MCGGIVGAFSLRGSAGRAGDDGVRQGGGRLAGRLGGLLAYNAGRICTYAALGALAGALGATVGGLMPPEVARRGGRLLGALFLIGLGLFLAGRPQFLQPIERLGARLWRRIEPAGRRFLQARGAGHALALGLVWGFLPCGLVYSMLAMASLAGGAGNGAIVMFSFGAGTLPALFVAGFAASRLRDLARSTILRKSAAAIYVAAGIWLAFTAITGGGGAHGGAHGKAHGKASFGADTCPPQVTALP